The following nucleotide sequence is from Phycisphaera sp..
GCCTGGACGATGGGCACCACCACCTATTCAAGGGCTACCGCGTCCAGCACAACAACGCCCTGGGCCCCTTCAAGGGCGGCCTGCGATTCCACCCCGACGTCCACCTGGACGACGTGAAGGCGCTCGCCCTGCTCATGACCATGAAATGCTCGCTGGCACGCCTGCCCCTGGGCGGCGGCAAGGGCGGCGTGAAGGTCGACCCCCGCAAGCACAGCGCCGACGAGATGGAGCGCATCACCCGCCGCTTCACCAGCGCCATCATGAACGACATCGGGCCCGACTACGACATCCCCGCCCCGGACGTGGGCACCACGGCCCAGCACATGGCCTGGATCGCCGACACGTTCCAGATGTCCAACAGCAAGACCGCCTACGACGGCCTGCGCGTCGTCACCGGCAAGCCCGTCGAGGTGGGTGGGTCGGTCGGCCGCGAGAAGGCCACCGGCCAAGGCGTGGCCGACGTGATGGCCGAGATCCTGCCCCAGATCAAGATCCCCATCGAGGGGCTGCGCTTCAGCATCCTGGGCTTCGGCAACGTGGGCTCGTGGGCCGCCCGCATCCTGCAAGACATGGGCGCCACGCTCATCGCCGTCATGGACCACTCGGGCGCCCTCCGCTGCGAGACCGGCATCGACGCCCACGCCCTGACCGAGTACAGCTACGAGCACTACGGCATCGCCGGCTTCGAGAAGACCAAGGCCGCCACCGACAGCGGTAAGGGCGGCAAGGGTGCCGACGCCGTCTCGAAGGAAGACTTCTACAGCACCCCCGTCGACGCGTTCATCCCCGCCGCCCTCGAGCAGATGATCGGCCCGCGCGAGGCCGAGATGCTCCAGTGCCGCGTGGTGGCCGAGGGTGCCAACGCCCCGTGTACCCCCGCGGCCGACCGCGTGCTGCAGCGCCGCGGCATCGAGGTGCTGCCCGCCATCCTGTGCAACGCCGGCGGCGTGACGGTGTCCTACTTCGAGTGGGTCCAGAACAAGGCCTGCCAGATCTGGGACGTCGAGACCGTCGACCGCGAGCTGAACAAGGTCATGTGCATGTCGGCCCGCCGCACCCTGCTGGCCCGCCAGCGCTACGAGTGCGACATGCGAACCGCCAGCTACCTGGCCGCCCTCGACCACATCGGCAAGGTCTACAAGACCCGCGGCATCTTCCCGTAAAGACCACACATAACGAGCGACTCATCCGAGCCCCAAGCGCAAGCGCGGGGTTCCTTTTTTGTACTTTTTCAACACATCCCCGAGCGCCCCACGCACCTGCGCCACCGTGTCACTCGCCGGATCAACCCGCACCGCCTGCCACCCCAGCGACCGCGCCGCACGCACGTTCGTTTCCAGGTCATCGAAGAACACGATCTGCTCGCCGGTCGCGCCCACCGCCGCCTCGAGCGCCCGATAGAACCCAGTGTCGGGCTTGGCCAGCCGATGCTCGTGGCTGGCGAGCTGGTGTTCGAGCATGCCCGCCGCTGTGAATTGCTCACGCCGCGTCCAGTGCCTCACATTGGTGTTGCTCAGCAGAGCGCTGGTGACGCGCGCGTGCCCCGCCAATTCCTCGGCCAATGCCACCGCCCCGTCGTACTCATGCAACAACCAGGCATCGTGCAACCGCTCGATGTCCAAGGCGCTGTACCCCGGCGACAATTCCGCCACCGCCGGGTAGTACGCCTCGCACGACAGATTCCCAAGCTGGTACGCCTCGGCCAGTGCTCGCCGCCGCGCTCGGATCTCGGCGCTCACGGGCACCTCGGGCAACGGCAACCCCGCCGCCACGCACGCCTCTTCCCACCCGTTGCAGATCCGCAGCAGCACGCCACCCCAATCGAGGCACACCACGCGCACCGCCTCGGGCTTCTCGATGCCCGGCATTCCGCTCACGTCGCCGGCACCCGGTCGGGCTTCATCACCTCGGCCATCGCCTCGGTGGCGTAGCTGCCCTTGGGCAACTCGAACCCGCACCGCACGTAGGTGCCGTGCGCATCGGCCCCGCCCTCGACCTGCGGATACCGCAGCGGCACGCGCAGCGGCCGGCGGTCGCCGTCCATAGCGCCGCGGTTCTTCTTGGCGAAGCGTTCGAGGTCTTCGAGCGTGATGCCGAAACGCTCGAGCACGGCCTTCTCGGCCTCGGCCGTTTCGCCCCTCGCCCATCGCATCGACGGCCCCCACATCGGCCCGGTCGGGCTCACCTCGATCTTGGCCAGCCGCTCGGCCATCTCAGGAGACCCAGCCTCCTCGGCGCTCACCACGAAGGTCGTGCGTGTCGAGCCGTGTACCACCGCCACGTCACCTTCCATCAGCGTGTCGAGCGTGCCGGCCCGCATGCGCTCGTGCAGCACGGCATTGAACATCGCGCTTTGGAGTGCGCTCACCATAAAGCCGGTCTCGGTGCGCCCGAGCCTCTGGATGGCCCGCTTCGGGCTCTGCCCCTGCACCAGCGCGTCGAGCACGCGCCGCTCGCCCTGGGCCGACAGCGGCGTCGCATGCAGCGCCTCGGCAAAATCGCCCTCGGCGTACGCGACCCGCGCATCGTCGATGTGGGCATGGGGCGTCGGGCCCAGCAGCAGGTCACAGGCTTCTTGGGCCTCTCCCCGCACCAACGCCCGCCCGATCAGGTGGTTCGTGCCCCACTGCCCGAAACGCTGCTCGCCAACCCGGTTGGCCATGCCCTTAGCTTCCAGGATGCCCAGCACGCGGTGCGCCTGCAGCACCCCCTGAGGGTTCACCTGCCGCACGCGGATGGAAAACCCGTTGCCCGCCAGGTGCCCGCGCCGCATCTTGCGATCGTGCAGGTCGGCCCACAGGATGCTCACGCGCTCGTCCTGCAAGCTCGGGAAGTCCTCGGGCGTCTTGCCCGGCACGTGCACGGTCACGTGCTGCCGCGTGATGGCCAGCTTGTCCTTGAGCCCCGCGTACCCGATGTCGCCGTCGCGCACGCCGAAGTGCCGAGCGAGCAGGCCGACCATGTACGACGACGACAGCCCCCGCTTCTCGACGAACAGCATCAGGTGCTCGCCCTGGCCACTGGGTTGGTAGAGCGGCAACTCGTCTACGAGAAAATCGTCCTCGCGCTGCTTGAGCACACCGCCGATGCCCGGCACGCCCTCGCTGCGGTACGCTCGCTCGGGGATGGAATTGGTGGTCGCTACTGGCGGCGGTTCGGGCGGCATCAGAAGGGCGGCCCCTCTCCCTCGTCATAGCCCTCGTCCTCGTCGTCGTCGTCCTCGAACTGGCTCTCCAGCGGGTTGTCGCTGGTCGCTTGTGCCAGCACATGCTCGGCCACGTAGATCGGCACGCTCAGCCCGATCCCGAGCGCGATCGCGTCGCTGGGCCGGGCGTCGACCTCGACGACCTCGCCGTCGCCATCGCGGATGCTCAGCACCGCGTAGAACGTCGACTCGGCCAGATCCGTGATCGCGACCGACTCGAGCGAGGCGCTCAGCCCGTCCATGATGTTGGCCAGCAGGTCGTGCGTCTGCGGCCGCTTCACGGGCACGCCACTCAACCGCCGCTCGATGGCCTGGGCCTCGGGCAGCCCGATGACGATGGGGAAGGTCCGCAGGTCTTCCTCGGGCGTGCCGTTGTCGGCCACCTCCCGCAGCTCGATAACCTGGTAATCGGTCAACTCGCGGATCAGGATGCGCGACAATTCCATCCGTACCGTCATCGCCGCCCCCTTTCTCTGGTGCCTATGAGCCGAACCGGCACAGGATCGAAGGCCCACCGCACCCGGCCGTCAACGCGCCGGCGGCTTCCCTCTACCATCCGCCCGTGCTGAAGGTCAGGCGTACCAGCCCCGAGCCCCGCGTCGAGATGGCCCCGCTCATCGACGTGGTGTTCCTGCTGCTGACCTTCTTCGTGTTCTCCCTCGTGCTGCTCACCCGCGTGAGCGTGATGGACCTGGACCTGCCCACCCTGGGCTCGGGCGGCCAAGGCGAGGCCCCACAGG
It contains:
- a CDS encoding Glu/Leu/Phe/Val dehydrogenase; the protein is MTTIATQTQGSAGGPSLDEDNRNPVFDELGFPKDPNNLYTQTVGSMLHAADMLDLQHRVKIILAQPKNEIMVHFPVRLDDGHHHLFKGYRVQHNNALGPFKGGLRFHPDVHLDDVKALALLMTMKCSLARLPLGGGKGGVKVDPRKHSADEMERITRRFTSAIMNDIGPDYDIPAPDVGTTAQHMAWIADTFQMSNSKTAYDGLRVVTGKPVEVGGSVGREKATGQGVADVMAEILPQIKIPIEGLRFSILGFGNVGSWAARILQDMGATLIAVMDHSGALRCETGIDAHALTEYSYEHYGIAGFEKTKAATDSGKGGKGADAVSKEDFYSTPVDAFIPAALEQMIGPREAEMLQCRVVAEGANAPCTPAADRVLQRRGIEVLPAILCNAGGVTVSYFEWVQNKACQIWDVETVDRELNKVMCMSARRTLLARQRYECDMRTASYLAALDHIGKVYKTRGIFP
- a CDS encoding HAD-IA family hydrolase, with protein sequence MPGIEKPEAVRVVCLDWGGVLLRICNGWEEACVAAGLPLPEVPVSAEIRARRRALAEAYQLGNLSCEAYYPAVAELSPGYSALDIERLHDAWLLHEYDGAVALAEELAGHARVTSALLSNTNVRHWTRREQFTAAGMLEHQLASHEHRLAKPDTGFYRALEAAVGATGEQIVFFDDLETNVRAARSLGWQAVRVDPASDTVAQVRGALGDVLKKYKKGTPRLRLGLG
- the truD gene encoding tRNA pseudouridine(13) synthase TruD, with translation MPPEPPPVATTNSIPERAYRSEGVPGIGGVLKQREDDFLVDELPLYQPSGQGEHLMLFVEKRGLSSSYMVGLLARHFGVRDGDIGYAGLKDKLAITRQHVTVHVPGKTPEDFPSLQDERVSILWADLHDRKMRRGHLAGNGFSIRVRQVNPQGVLQAHRVLGILEAKGMANRVGEQRFGQWGTNHLIGRALVRGEAQEACDLLLGPTPHAHIDDARVAYAEGDFAEALHATPLSAQGERRVLDALVQGQSPKRAIQRLGRTETGFMVSALQSAMFNAVLHERMRAGTLDTLMEGDVAVVHGSTRTTFVVSAEEAGSPEMAERLAKIEVSPTGPMWGPSMRWARGETAEAEKAVLERFGITLEDLERFAKKNRGAMDGDRRPLRVPLRYPQVEGGADAHGTYVRCGFELPKGSYATEAMAEVMKPDRVPAT
- a CDS encoding bifunctional nuclease family protein, translating into MTVRMELSRILIRELTDYQVIELREVADNGTPEEDLRTFPIVIGLPEAQAIERRLSGVPVKRPQTHDLLANIMDGLSASLESVAITDLAESTFYAVLSIRDGDGEVVEVDARPSDAIALGIGLSVPIYVAEHVLAQATSDNPLESQFEDDDDEDEGYDEGEGPPF